The following proteins are co-located in the Pseudomonas antarctica genome:
- the rpsK gene encoding 30S ribosomal protein S11 produces the protein MAKPAARPRKKVKKTVVDGIAHIHASFNNTIVTITDRQGNALSWATSGGSGFRGSRKSTPFAAQVAAERAGQAALEYGLKNLDVNVKGPGPGRESAVRALNGCGYKIASITDVTPIPHNGCRPPKKRRV, from the coding sequence ATGGCAAAACCTGCTGCTCGTCCTCGTAAAAAAGTTAAAAAGACAGTGGTTGATGGCATCGCCCACATCCATGCATCTTTTAACAACACAATCGTGACCATCACCGACCGTCAAGGTAACGCGCTGTCTTGGGCTACCTCTGGTGGTTCGGGTTTCCGCGGTTCCCGCAAGTCCACCCCGTTCGCTGCTCAAGTAGCTGCTGAACGTGCTGGTCAAGCTGCGCTGGAATACGGCCTGAAAAACCTCGACGTTAACGTCAAAGGTCCAGGTCCAGGTCGTGAGTCTGCTGTCCGTGCTTTGAACGGCTGTGGCTATAAGATCGCCAGCATCACCGACGTGACGCCAATCCCGCACAACGGGTGCCGTCCGCCGAAGAAGCGCCGCGTGTAA
- the rplO gene encoding 50S ribosomal protein L15: MKLNDLSPAPGSRREKHRPGRGIGSGLGKTGGRGHKGQTSRSGGTIAPGFEGGQQPLHRRLPKFGFVSLKAMDRAEVRLSELAKVEGDIVTVQTLKDANVINVNVQRVKIMLSGEVTRAVTIGKGIGATKGARSAIEAAGGKFEE; the protein is encoded by the coding sequence ATGAAACTCAATGATCTGAGTCCAGCGCCGGGTTCCCGTCGCGAAAAGCATCGTCCGGGCCGTGGTATCGGTAGCGGTTTGGGTAAGACTGGTGGCCGTGGCCACAAAGGTCAAACCTCCCGCTCCGGTGGCACCATCGCTCCTGGCTTTGAAGGCGGTCAACAGCCGCTGCATCGTCGCCTGCCTAAGTTCGGTTTCGTATCCCTGAAAGCCATGGATCGCGCAGAAGTGCGTCTGTCCGAGCTGGCTAAAGTGGAAGGCGACATCGTTACTGTGCAGACCCTGAAAGATGCCAACGTGATCAACGTCAACGTACAGCGTGTGAAAATCATGCTGTCCGGTGAAGTGACTCGCGCTGTCACTATCGGCAAGGGAATCGGCGCCACCAAAGGTGCGCGTTCGGCTATCGAAGCAGCTGGCGGCAAGTTCGAGGAATAA
- the rpsD gene encoding 30S ribosomal protein S4 yields MARYIGPKCKLARREGTDLFLKSGVRAIESKCNIEAAPGIHGQRRGRQSDYGTQLREKQKVRRIYGVLERQFSGYYKEAAGKKGATGENLLQLLECRLDNVVYRMGFGSTRAESRQLVSHKSVSVNGQTVNVPSYQVRAGDVVAIREKAKNQLRIVQALDLCAQRGRVEWVEVDTEKKSGVFKNVPARSDLSADINESLIVELYSK; encoded by the coding sequence ATGGCTCGTTACATTGGTCCAAAATGCAAACTCGCTCGTCGCGAAGGCACCGATCTCTTCCTGAAGAGCGGCGTGCGCGCGATCGAATCGAAGTGCAACATTGAAGCAGCACCTGGTATCCACGGCCAACGCCGCGGTCGCCAGTCCGATTACGGCACCCAACTGCGTGAAAAGCAGAAGGTCCGTCGTATCTACGGCGTTCTCGAGCGCCAGTTCAGCGGCTACTACAAAGAAGCTGCTGGCAAGAAAGGTGCAACCGGTGAAAACCTGCTGCAACTGCTCGAATGCCGTCTGGACAACGTTGTATACCGTATGGGCTTTGGTTCGACTCGTGCCGAATCCCGTCAGCTGGTATCGCACAAATCCGTCAGCGTAAACGGCCAAACCGTTAACGTGCCGTCTTACCAGGTTCGTGCTGGTGACGTGGTCGCGATTCGCGAGAAAGCAAAAAACCAACTTCGCATTGTCCAAGCTCTCGATCTGTGTGCCCAACGTGGCCGCGTAGAATGGGTAGAAGTAGACACTGAGAAGAAGTCGGGCGTTTTCAAGAACGTTCCTGCTCGCAGTGATCTGTCCGCCGACATCAACGAAAGCCTGATTGTCGAGCTCTACTCCAAGTAA
- the rplR gene encoding 50S ribosomal protein L18 — MTDKKVTRLRRARKARLKMHELEVVRLCVFRSSQHIYAQVISADGNKVLASASTLDKELRDGATGNIDAATKVGQLVATRAKAAGVSQVAFDRSGFKYHGRVKALADAAREAGLEF, encoded by the coding sequence ATGACCGACAAAAAAGTTACTCGACTGCGTCGCGCTCGCAAAGCACGCCTGAAAATGCACGAACTCGAAGTCGTGCGTCTCTGCGTGTTCCGCTCGTCGCAGCACATCTACGCCCAGGTCATCTCGGCCGACGGCAACAAAGTCCTGGCAAGCGCCTCGACTTTGGATAAAGAACTGCGTGATGGTGCCACTGGCAACATCGACGCGGCCACTAAGGTTGGCCAGCTGGTCGCTACGCGTGCTAAGGCCGCTGGCGTCTCGCAAGTGGCTTTCGACCGCTCTGGCTTCAAGTACCACGGTCGCGTGAAAGCGCTGGCTGATGCTGCTCGTGAAGCTGGGCTGGAGTTCTAA
- the uvrA gene encoding excinuclease ABC subunit UvrA yields MDKILIRGARTHNLKNIDLTLPRDKLIVITGLSGSGKSSLAFDTLYAEGQRRYVESLSAYARQFLSMMEKPDVDTIEGLSPAISIEQKSTSHNPRSTVGTITEIYDYLRLLYARVGIPRCPDHDIPLEAQTVSQMVDLVLAQPEGAKLMLLAPVIRERKGEHLSVFEELRAQGFVRARINGKLYELDEAPKLDKQKKHSIDVVVDRFKVRADLQQRLAESFETALKLADGIALVAPMDDEPGEEIIFSARFACPICGHAISELEPKLFSFNNPAGACPTCDGLGVKQFFDIKRLVNGDLTLAEGAIRGWDRRNVYYFQMLGSLASHYKFSLEMPFNQLPAEQQKVILHGSGSQNVDFKYLNDRGDIVKRSHPFEGIVPNLERRYRETESASVREELAKFLSTQPCPDCRGTRLRREARHVWVGEKTLPAVTNLPIGDACEYFGVLKLTGRRGEIADKILKEIRERLQFLVNVGLDYLSLDRSADTLSGGEAQRIRLASQIGAGLVGVLYILDEPSIGLHQRDNDRLLGTLKHLRDIGNTVIVVEHDEDAIRLADYVVDIGPGAGVHGGHIVAEGTPAEVMAHPDSLTGKYLSGRVKIEVPAKRTPRNKKMALHLKGARGNNLRNVDLEIPLGLLTCVTGVSGSGKSTLINNTLFPLSATALNGATTLEAAAHDSIKGLEHLDKVVDIDQSPIGRTPRSNPATYTGLFTPIRELFAGVPESRSRGYGPGRFSFNVKGGRCEACQGDGLIKVEMHFLPDIYVPCDVCKSKRYNRETLEIKYKGKNIHETLEMTIEEARVFFDAVPALARKLQTLMDVGLSYIKLGQSATTLSGGEAQRVKLSRELSKRDTGKTLYILDEPTTGLHFADIQQLLDVLHRLRDHGNTVVVIEHNLDVIKTADWLVDLGPEGGSKGGQIIAVGTPEQVSEMPQSHTGYYLKPLLARDKA; encoded by the coding sequence TTGGACAAGATCCTGATTCGTGGGGCTAGAACCCACAACCTGAAGAACATCGACCTGACCCTGCCCCGGGACAAACTGATCGTCATCACCGGCTTGTCCGGGTCCGGCAAATCGTCCCTGGCGTTCGACACGCTGTATGCCGAAGGTCAGCGTCGCTATGTAGAGTCGCTGTCAGCCTATGCCCGGCAATTCCTGTCGATGATGGAAAAGCCTGACGTCGACACCATTGAAGGTTTGTCGCCGGCGATTTCCATCGAGCAAAAGTCGACCTCCCATAACCCGCGCTCCACCGTGGGCACCATTACCGAAATCTACGACTACCTGCGCCTGCTGTACGCGCGCGTGGGTATTCCGCGCTGCCCGGACCACGATATTCCCCTGGAAGCCCAGACCGTCAGCCAAATGGTCGACCTGGTGCTGGCCCAGCCTGAGGGCGCCAAGCTGATGCTGCTGGCGCCGGTCATTCGTGAGCGCAAGGGCGAACACCTTTCGGTCTTTGAAGAGCTGCGCGCCCAGGGTTTCGTGCGCGCGCGCATCAACGGCAAGCTCTATGAGCTGGATGAAGCGCCAAAGCTCGACAAGCAGAAGAAGCATTCCATTGATGTCGTGGTCGACCGCTTCAAGGTGCGTGCCGACTTGCAGCAGCGTTTGGCGGAATCGTTCGAAACCGCGCTGAAGCTGGCGGATGGCATTGCGCTGGTTGCGCCGATGGATGACGAGCCGGGTGAAGAAATCATCTTCTCCGCACGTTTTGCCTGTCCGATCTGCGGGCATGCCATCAGCGAGCTGGAACCCAAGCTGTTTTCCTTCAACAACCCGGCAGGCGCCTGCCCGACGTGTGATGGCCTTGGGGTAAAGCAGTTCTTCGACATCAAGCGCCTGGTCAATGGTGACCTGACGTTGGCGGAGGGCGCGATACGCGGCTGGGACAGGCGTAACGTCTACTACTTCCAGATGCTCGGGTCGTTGGCATCCCACTATAAATTCAGCCTGGAAATGCCGTTCAACCAACTGCCGGCAGAGCAGCAGAAAGTTATCCTGCACGGCAGTGGTTCGCAGAACGTCGACTTCAAGTACCTGAACGACCGTGGCGATATCGTCAAACGCTCGCACCCGTTCGAGGGCATCGTGCCGAACCTGGAGCGGCGTTACCGTGAGACCGAATCGGCGAGCGTGCGCGAAGAGCTGGCGAAATTCCTCAGCACCCAACCGTGCCCGGACTGCCGGGGCACTCGCCTGCGCCGCGAGGCGCGCCATGTGTGGGTGGGTGAGAAGACGTTGCCAGCGGTGACCAACCTGCCAATTGGCGATGCCTGTGAATATTTCGGCGTGCTCAAGCTGACCGGCCGGCGCGGGGAAATTGCTGACAAGATCCTCAAGGAAATCCGCGAGCGCTTGCAGTTCCTGGTTAACGTCGGCCTGGATTATCTGTCGCTGGATCGCAGCGCAGACACGCTGTCTGGCGGTGAAGCCCAGCGGATTCGTTTGGCCAGCCAGATTGGTGCCGGCCTTGTTGGCGTGTTGTACATCCTTGATGAACCGTCGATTGGCTTGCATCAGCGGGACAATGACCGCCTCCTGGGAACGCTTAAACACCTGCGGGATATCGGTAACACCGTGATCGTGGTCGAGCACGATGAAGACGCGATTCGCCTGGCGGATTATGTGGTCGACATTGGCCCGGGTGCGGGCGTGCACGGTGGGCACATCGTCGCCGAAGGCACACCTGCCGAAGTCATGGCTCACCCGGATTCGCTGACGGGCAAATACCTGTCCGGTCGAGTGAAGATCGAAGTGCCCGCCAAGCGCACGCCGCGCAACAAAAAGATGGCGTTGCACCTCAAGGGCGCGCGCGGCAACAACCTGCGCAATGTGGACCTGGAAATACCTCTCGGCCTGCTGACCTGTGTGACCGGCGTTTCCGGCTCCGGCAAGTCGACGCTCATCAACAACACGCTGTTCCCGCTGAGTGCCACCGCCCTGAACGGCGCCACCACGCTGGAGGCCGCGGCACACGACAGCATCAAAGGTTTGGAGCACTTGGACAAGGTGGTCGATATCGACCAAAGCCCGATTGGCCGCACACCGCGTTCCAACCCGGCGACCTATACCGGGTTGTTCACGCCGATACGTGAACTGTTTGCGGGCGTGCCGGAGTCTCGCTCACGCGGTTACGGGCCGGGCCGGTTCTCGTTCAACGTCAAGGGCGGGCGCTGCGAGGCGTGCCAGGGCGATGGCCTGATCAAGGTTGAGATGCACTTCCTGCCGGACATCTACGTGCCGTGCGATGTGTGCAAGAGCAAGCGCTACAACCGCGAAACCCTGGAGATCAAATACAAGGGTAAAAACATCCACGAAACCCTGGAGATGACCATCGAGGAAGCGCGGGTGTTCTTCGACGCGGTGCCTGCGTTGGCACGCAAGCTGCAGACCTTGATGGATGTGGGCCTGTCGTACATCAAGCTGGGGCAGTCGGCGACCACGTTGTCCGGCGGCGAGGCGCAGCGGGTGAAGCTGTCTCGCGAGCTGTCCAAGCGCGATACGGGCAAGACGCTGTACATCCTCGATGAGCCGACTACGGGCCTGCACTTTGCCGATATTCAGCAATTGCTGGATGTTCTGCACCGCTTGCGTGACCACGGCAACACAGTGGTGGTGATCGAGCACAACCTTGATGTGATCAAGACCGCCGACTGGCTGGTGGACCTGGGGCCGGAAGGCGGCTCCAAGGGTGGCCAGATCATCGCGGTGGGTACGCCGGAACAGGTCTCGGAGATGCCGCAGTCACATACCGGTTACTACTTGAAGCCGTTATTGGCGCGCGACAAAGCCTGA
- the rpmD gene encoding 50S ribosomal protein L30: MATVKVTLIKSMTGRIPNHKLCVKGLGLRRIGHTVEVLDTPENRGMINKAYYMLRVEG; this comes from the coding sequence ATGGCTACCGTTAAAGTAACGCTGATCAAAAGCATGACCGGCCGCATCCCTAACCACAAACTGTGCGTTAAAGGTTTGGGTCTGCGTCGCATCGGTCACACTGTAGAAGTCCTGGATACTCCCGAGAATCGCGGGATGATCAACAAGGCTTACTACATGCTGCGTGTAGAGGGTTAA
- the secY gene encoding preprotein translocase subunit SecY produces MAKQGALSALGKGGMSELWARLRFLFLAIIVYRIGAHIPVPGINPDRLADLFRQNEGTILSLFNMFSGGALERMSIFALGIMPYISASIIMQLMTAVSPQLEQLKKEGEAGRRKISQYTRYGTVVLALVQAIGMSVGLAGQGVAFTGDFGFYFVAVSTFVAGAMFMMWLGEQITERGVGNGISMLIFAGIVAGLPRAIGQSFESARQGDINIFALVAIGLLAVAIIGFVVFIERGQRRIAVHYAKRQQGRKVFAAQTSHLPLKVNMAGVIPAIFASSILLFPASLGTWFGQSENMGWLQDLSQSIAPGQPLNILLFSAGIIFFCFFYTALMFNPKDVAENLKKSGAFIPGIRPGEQSARYIDGVLTRLTLFGALYMTAVCLLPQFLVVAANVPFYLGGTSLLIVVVVVMDFMSQVQSHLVSHQYESLMKKANLKGYGSGMLR; encoded by the coding sequence ATGGCTAAGCAAGGTGCTCTCTCAGCGCTCGGCAAAGGCGGTATGTCTGAACTTTGGGCTCGTCTGCGTTTTCTGTTCCTGGCGATTATCGTCTACCGAATAGGCGCACACATCCCGGTTCCAGGTATCAACCCGGACCGACTCGCAGACCTGTTTCGACAGAATGAGGGGACCATTCTTAGCTTGTTCAACATGTTTTCCGGCGGCGCGCTGGAACGGATGAGTATCTTTGCACTGGGGATCATGCCGTACATTTCGGCATCGATCATCATGCAACTGATGACCGCCGTCAGCCCGCAGCTGGAGCAGTTGAAGAAGGAAGGTGAAGCTGGCCGTCGCAAGATTAGCCAGTACACCCGCTACGGCACTGTCGTTCTCGCCCTGGTTCAAGCTATCGGCATGTCCGTTGGTTTGGCGGGGCAGGGCGTTGCGTTCACTGGTGACTTTGGCTTCTATTTCGTCGCAGTATCCACGTTTGTGGCTGGTGCGATGTTCATGATGTGGCTGGGTGAGCAGATTACTGAGCGTGGTGTTGGTAACGGTATCTCGATGTTGATTTTCGCAGGTATCGTCGCCGGTCTTCCGAGAGCAATTGGGCAGTCTTTCGAGTCTGCACGTCAGGGTGATATCAACATCTTCGCTCTGGTTGCCATCGGTTTGCTGGCAGTAGCGATTATCGGTTTTGTGGTGTTCATTGAGCGTGGTCAGCGTCGTATTGCTGTTCACTACGCCAAGCGTCAGCAGGGCCGCAAGGTTTTTGCTGCGCAGACCAGCCACTTGCCGCTGAAAGTGAATATGGCCGGTGTAATTCCGGCAATTTTCGCGAGCAGCATTTTGCTGTTTCCGGCTTCGTTGGGTACCTGGTTTGGTCAGTCTGAAAATATGGGCTGGCTGCAGGACCTCTCTCAGTCGATCGCTCCTGGTCAGCCGTTGAATATTCTGCTGTTTAGTGCAGGGATTATTTTCTTCTGCTTCTTCTATACGGCGTTGATGTTCAATCCGAAAGACGTAGCGGAAAACCTGAAGAAGTCCGGTGCCTTTATTCCGGGCATCCGTCCAGGTGAGCAGTCTGCACGCTACATTGATGGCGTTCTGACTCGTTTGACCCTGTTCGGTGCTCTATATATGACGGCCGTGTGCTTGTTGCCCCAGTTCCTGGTGGTTGCAGCAAACGTTCCGTTCTACCTTGGCGGGACCTCGTTGCTGATCGTGGTCGTGGTTGTGATGGACTTCATGTCCCAAGTACAATCGCACCTCGTTTCGCACCAGTACGAATCCCTGATGAAGAAAGCCAACCTGAAGGGTTACGGCAGCGGCATGTTGCGCTGA
- the rpsM gene encoding 30S ribosomal protein S13, with the protein MARIAGVNIPDNKHTVISLTYIYGVGRTTAQKICADTGVNPAAKIKDLSDEQIELLRGEVAKFTTEGDLRREINMKIKRLMDLGCYRGLRHRRGLPVRGQRTKTNARTRKGPRKPIRK; encoded by the coding sequence ATGGCCCGTATTGCAGGCGTTAACATTCCAGATAACAAGCACACTGTTATCTCGCTGACCTACATCTATGGTGTTGGTCGCACTACTGCGCAGAAAATTTGCGCAGATACTGGGGTAAACCCAGCCGCAAAGATCAAAGATCTGAGCGACGAGCAGATTGAGCTGTTGCGTGGCGAAGTGGCGAAGTTCACCACTGAAGGTGACCTGCGTCGCGAAATCAACATGAAAATCAAGCGTTTGATGGACCTCGGTTGCTACCGTGGTCTGCGTCATCGTCGCGGTCTTCCAGTACGCGGTCAGCGTACCAAGACTAACGCGCGTACCCGTAAAGGTCCGCGTAAGCCGATCCGCAAGTAA
- the rpmJ gene encoding 50S ribosomal protein L36, with product MKVRASVKKLCRNCKIIRREGVVRVICSAEPRHKQRQG from the coding sequence ATGAAAGTTCGTGCATCGGTGAAAAAGCTGTGCCGTAACTGCAAAATTATTCGCCGCGAAGGTGTTGTTCGAGTAATTTGCAGCGCGGAACCGCGTCACAAACAGCGCCAAGGCTGA
- a CDS encoding catalase: MSQNKILTTASGAPVADNQNSRTAGPRGPLLLDDFHLIEKLAHFNRENIPERRVHAKGSGAYGTFTVSRDITQYTSAKLFETVGKQTPTFLRFSTVGGERGSADTERDPRGFALKFYTDEGNWDIVGNNTPVFFIRDPLKFPDFIHTQKRLPQSNLKSAQMMWDFWSHSPEALHQVTILFSDRGIPDGYRHMHGFGSHTYSLINARGERHWVKWHYKTKQGIKNLAPAEAARLAGTDPDYAQRDLFGAIERGDFPKWSVNIQVMTEAQANAHYENPFDVTKTWSQKEFPLIEVGELELNRNPQNYFAEVEQAAFGPSNMVPGVGLSPDRMLQGRVFAYADAHRYRVGTNHQQLPVNAPRSPVNSYQRDGSMAFGSNGGATPNYEPNSYTDAPKQAPQYAEPALALTGAADRYDHREDTDYYSHAGALFRLMDAGQKALLISNIAGAMAGVSSDVVQRQLQHFFKADPDYGQGIATALGVSLN, translated from the coding sequence ATGAGCCAGAACAAAATCCTGACCACCGCCAGCGGTGCGCCTGTCGCCGATAACCAGAACTCCCGCACCGCCGGTCCTCGTGGGCCCTTGTTGCTCGACGATTTCCATCTGATCGAAAAGCTTGCGCATTTCAACCGTGAAAACATTCCCGAGCGCCGTGTGCACGCCAAAGGCTCGGGTGCTTACGGCACGTTCACTGTGTCCCGTGACATTACTCAGTACACCAGCGCTAAGCTGTTCGAGACCGTCGGGAAACAAACACCGACCTTCCTGCGATTCTCTACGGTAGGTGGCGAGCGCGGTTCGGCTGACACCGAGCGCGATCCACGCGGTTTTGCCTTGAAGTTCTACACTGACGAAGGGAACTGGGACATCGTGGGTAACAACACGCCAGTATTCTTCATCCGCGACCCGCTGAAGTTTCCGGACTTTATCCACACCCAAAAGCGCCTGCCGCAAAGCAACCTGAAAAGTGCGCAGATGATGTGGGACTTCTGGTCGCACTCTCCAGAAGCACTGCACCAGGTCACCATCCTGTTTTCGGATCGGGGCATTCCTGACGGCTACCGTCACATGCACGGCTTCGGCAGTCACACGTACAGCCTGATCAACGCCCGTGGCGAACGTCATTGGGTTAAGTGGCATTACAAGACCAAGCAAGGGATCAAGAACCTGGCGCCTGCTGAAGCTGCACGCCTGGCTGGTACAGACCCTGATTACGCGCAGCGTGACTTGTTTGGTGCGATCGAGCGTGGCGACTTCCCGAAATGGAGTGTCAACATCCAGGTCATGACCGAAGCGCAAGCCAACGCTCATTACGAGAACCCTTTTGACGTGACCAAAACATGGTCGCAGAAAGAATTCCCGTTGATCGAAGTCGGCGAGCTGGAACTCAACCGTAACCCGCAGAATTACTTCGCTGAAGTTGAGCAAGCCGCCTTTGGCCCAAGCAACATGGTTCCGGGTGTGGGGCTGTCGCCGGACCGCATGCTGCAAGGCCGCGTATTCGCTTACGCAGATGCGCACCGCTACCGTGTTGGCACCAACCACCAGCAATTGCCGGTGAATGCCCCGCGCAGCCCGGTGAACAGCTATCAACGTGATGGTTCGATGGCCTTTGGCAGTAACGGCGGCGCAACGCCTAACTATGAGCCAAACAGCTACACTGATGCGCCCAAGCAAGCGCCACAATACGCAGAGCCTGCTCTGGCGTTGACCGGTGCAGCTGATCGCTACGATCATCGCGAAGATACCGACTACTACAGCCACGCGGGTGCGCTGTTCCGCTTGATGGATGCCGGGCAGAAAGCCCTGCTGATCAGCAACATTGCCGGCGCTATGGCCGGGGTCAGCAGCGATGTGGTTCAGCGCCAGCTGCAGCACTTCTTCAAAGCTGACCCTGATTACGGGCAAGGCATTGCAACTGCGCTGGGTGTATCGCTTAACTGA
- the rplQ gene encoding 50S ribosomal protein L17, whose protein sequence is MRHRKSGRHLSRTSSHRKAMFQNMAVSLFEHELIKTTLPKAKELRRVAEPLITLAKTDSLANRRLAFDRTRSKAIVGKLFNDLGKRYATREGGYLRILKCGFRTGDNAPMAYVELVDRATAGEAVSAE, encoded by the coding sequence ATGCGTCATCGTAAAAGTGGTCGTCACCTGAGCCGTACCAGCTCGCACCGCAAGGCCATGTTCCAAAACATGGCGGTGTCGCTGTTCGAGCACGAGCTGATCAAAACTACACTGCCGAAAGCTAAAGAACTGCGTCGCGTTGCTGAGCCGCTGATCACTTTGGCCAAGACAGACAGCCTGGCTAACCGCCGTCTGGCTTTCGACCGTACTCGTTCGAAAGCTATCGTTGGTAAGCTCTTCAACGACCTGGGCAAGCGTTATGCTACCCGTGAGGGTGGCTACCTGCGCATCCTCAAGTGCGGTTTCCGCACTGGCGACAACGCGCCTATGGCGTACGTCGAGTTGGTTGATCGTGCTACTGCCGGCGAAGCTGTAAGCGCCGAGTAA
- the rpsE gene encoding 30S ribosomal protein S5 — protein MSNNDQKRDEGYIEKLVQVNRVAKTVKGGRIFTFTALTVVGDGKGRVGFGRGKSREVPAAIQKAMEAARRNMIQVDLNGTTLQYAMKSAHGASKVYMQPASEGTGIIAGGAMRAVLEVAGVQNVLAKCYGSTNPVNVVHATFKGLKAMQSPESIAAKRGLTVKEIF, from the coding sequence ATGTCAAATAACGACCAAAAGCGCGACGAAGGCTACATTGAGAAGCTGGTTCAAGTTAACCGCGTAGCCAAAACCGTTAAAGGCGGCCGTATCTTCACTTTCACCGCGTTGACCGTGGTGGGTGATGGTAAAGGGCGTGTTGGCTTCGGCCGTGGCAAGTCACGTGAAGTGCCTGCTGCGATCCAGAAGGCAATGGAAGCTGCTCGTCGCAACATGATCCAAGTTGATCTGAACGGCACCACGCTGCAGTACGCAATGAAGTCTGCCCATGGCGCTTCGAAGGTGTACATGCAGCCTGCTTCTGAAGGTACCGGTATCATCGCTGGCGGCGCTATGCGTGCTGTCCTCGAAGTTGCTGGCGTTCAGAACGTTCTGGCCAAGTGCTACGGCTCGACTAACCCGGTAAACGTGGTTCACGCCACTTTCAAGGGTTTGAAAGCTATGCAATCTCCTGAGTCCATTGCTGCCAAGCGCGGCTTGACTGTCAAGGAGATCTTCTGA
- a CDS encoding DNA-directed RNA polymerase subunit alpha, whose protein sequence is MQISVNEFLTPRHIDVQVVSPTRAKITLEPLERGFGHTLGNALRRILLSSMPGCAVVEAEIDGVLHEYSAIEGVQEDVIEILLNLKGLAIKLHGRDEVTLTLSKKGSGVVTAADIQLDHDVEIVNPDHVIANLASNGALNMKLTVARGRGYEPADSRQSDEDESRSIGRLQLDSSFSPVRRIAYVVENARVEQRTNLDKLVIDLETNGTLDPEEAIRRAATILQQQLAAFVDLKGDSEPVVIEQEDEIDPILLRPVDDLELTVRSANCLKAENIYYIGDLIQRTEVELLKTPNLGKKSLTEIKDVLASRGLSLGMRLDNWPPASLKKDDKATA, encoded by the coding sequence ATGCAGATTTCGGTAAATGAGTTCCTGACACCCCGCCACATTGATGTGCAGGTTGTCAGTCCAACCCGCGCCAAGATCACTCTCGAGCCTCTCGAGCGTGGTTTTGGCCACACCCTGGGCAACGCGCTGCGCCGCATCCTGTTGTCCTCAATGCCCGGCTGTGCAGTAGTCGAGGCCGAGATTGACGGTGTGCTCCACGAGTACAGCGCCATCGAAGGTGTACAGGAAGACGTAATTGAAATCCTGTTGAACCTTAAAGGTCTGGCTATCAAGCTGCACGGTCGTGACGAAGTTACGCTGACCTTGTCGAAGAAGGGTTCGGGGGTGGTTACCGCTGCCGATATTCAGCTGGATCATGATGTCGAGATCGTTAACCCCGATCACGTAATCGCTAACCTGGCGTCTAACGGCGCCCTGAACATGAAGCTCACTGTAGCTCGTGGTCGTGGTTATGAACCGGCCGACTCGCGTCAGAGCGATGAAGACGAAAGCCGCAGCATTGGTCGCTTGCAGCTTGACTCTTCGTTCAGCCCGGTTCGCCGTATCGCATACGTGGTGGAAAACGCCCGTGTCGAGCAGCGTACTAACCTGGACAAGCTGGTTATTGATCTGGAAACCAACGGTACTCTGGATCCTGAAGAGGCTATTCGCCGCGCTGCAACCATTCTGCAACAGCAGTTGGCTGCGTTCGTCGACCTCAAAGGTGACAGCGAACCAGTGGTAATCGAGCAGGAAGACGAGATCGATCCGATCCTGCTTCGCCCGGTTGACGATCTGGAACTGACTGTACGTTCGGCTAACTGCCTTAAGGCGGAAAACATTTACTACATCGGTGACCTGATTCAGCGTACCGAAGTAGAACTGTTGAAGACTCCGAACCTGGGCAAGAAATCCTTGACTGAAATCAAGGACGTTCTGGCCTCCCGCGGTCTGTCCCTCGGCATGCGCCTCGACAACTGGCCGCCTGCAAGTCTTAAGAAGGACGACAAGGCGACTGCCTGA
- the bfr gene encoding bacterioferritin — MQGHPDVIDYLNTLLTGELAARDQYFIHSRMYEDWGFTELYERINHEMEEEAQHADALMRRILMLEGTPRMRPDDLDVGTTVPDMLAADLRLEYKVRAALCKGIELCEQHNDYVTREILRVQLNDTEEDHTYWLEKQLGLIKLVGLENYLQSQF; from the coding sequence ATGCAAGGTCACCCCGACGTAATCGATTACCTCAACACGTTGCTGACGGGCGAACTGGCAGCTCGTGACCAATATTTCATCCATTCGCGCATGTACGAAGACTGGGGCTTTACCGAGCTCTACGAGCGTATCAACCACGAAATGGAAGAAGAGGCGCAGCACGCCGACGCACTGATGCGCCGCATCCTCATGCTCGAAGGCACGCCGCGTATGCGTCCAGACGACCTGGATGTGGGCACCACGGTGCCTGACATGCTCGCCGCTGACCTTCGCCTCGAATACAAGGTGCGTGCCGCGCTCTGCAAGGGCATCGAACTCTGCGAGCAGCACAACGACTATGTCACCCGCGAGATTCTGCGGGTGCAGTTGAATGACACCGAAGAAGATCACACCTACTGGCTGGAAAAGCAGTTGGGCCTGATCAAGCTGGTCGGCCTGGAAAATTACCTGCAATCGCAGTTCTGA